In the Oryzias latipes chromosome 9, ASM223467v1 genome, one interval contains:
- the ssh1 gene encoding protein phosphatase Slingshot homolog 1 isoform X2, with protein sequence MHLVVGPIQEAMMKMLPYFVENAVLTQSEINRILSESFFMVKGAALFLQQGSSPQGQKAHPPHKHAGDLPQHLQVMINILRSEDRIKLAVRLESARSDRVRYMVVVYTSGRQDTEENILLGIDVNNKDGKSCSVGMVLPLWSDTKIHLDGDGGFTVNTAGRTHVFKPVSVQAMWSALQVLHKACEVSRRFNYFPGGIALTWMGYYESCIASDQSCINEWNAMKDLETPRPDSPIMFVDKPSERERTECLIKAKLRSIMTCQDLENVTCKQIRTKLEQNMNCNLKEFKEFIDNEMLLILGQMDKATLIFDHVYLGSEWNASNLEELQETGVSYILNVTREIDNFFPGTFSYHNVRVYDEDSTDLLAHWNETYNFIVKAKKNHSKCLVHCKMGVSRSASTVIAYAMKEYGWSLEKAYNFVKEKRNITRPNPGFMRQLAEYEGILDASKQRHNKLWQPDTDCEMADSQQGLTQHCGGEEGEHLTPEPGLFHCCEEELSEKGAACPSQYRTVALEIDPAYNNYYFRRLSDSALDSEPSTPVRGPPLLSMEKVFIEIDDVERDALLDDEAFDGQEGLPLSHLGPTAEGTAAQTCGRGPEPLEELRLRLEFSTVEEEDEEEVQKEEAEMEVLMQPDEGGGGEGNRSETQDAEGDAEGMGMDLATLNENSNNNNRLSFVHDCNENAPVILLPSDTSMLSRLDQTKSCWKNESLAPTPKLCLNPSSTPKVPSAIFPQSHNFPEGVPSSVELLCPCGPLCNCANCAASLPAAPFDKDENPGESGQPVELEDVGTFLDINTDTSERHSAGMPEETQFLWKQQESLLQLHQSGLVRQRAERLERLSGLSQQSLQTLKPLQTCQRSQKCSPHDNKEEESSSFAGDLANSSTPCQVRSECPMVPLTNESLFGALGSGLFTPTSSPHGSTLTRSSSSDSLRSVRGKPGLVRQRAQEIETRMRLAGLTVPSSLKRSNSLAKLASLDLSSEDLCSACSSDAGTLLLMTLSPEPDLHSPEASLPGDPKS encoded by the exons ATGCATCTGGTTGTGGGACCCATTCAGGAGGCCATGATGAAGATGTTACCTTATTTTGTGGAGAATGCTGTCTTGACCCAGAGTGAGATAAACCGCAT CTTAAGCGAGAGCTTCTTCATGGTGAAGGGTGCTGCTCTGTTCCTGCAGCAGGGAAGCAGTCCCCAGGGCCAGAAAGCCCATCCTCCCCACAAACATGCAG GTGACCTACCCCAACACTTACAGGTGATGATAAACATCCTGCGCTCAGAGGACAGAATCAAACTG GCGGTGCGGCTGGAGAGTGCACGGTCAGATCGCGTACGCTACATGGTGGTGGTGTACACCAGCGGTCGACAGGACACAGAGGAGAACATTCTTCTAGGAATCGACGTCAATAACAAAGACGG AAAAAGCTGTTCAGTTGGAATGGTGCTACCTCTGTGGAGTGATACAAAGATCCATCTGGATGGAGATGG GGGCTTTACAGTGAACACAGCAGGTCGGACGCATGTCTTCAAACCTGTGTCAGTGCAGGCGATGTG GTCCGCCTTGCAGGTGTTGCACAAAGCTTGCGAAGTTTCTCGCAGGTTTAACTATTTCCCTGGAGGTATAGCTCTCACCTGGATGGGCTACTACGAAAGCTGCATCGCTTCCGACCAGAGCTGCATTAACGAGTGGAACGCCATGAAGGACTTGGAGACGCCACGGCCAGATTCACCCATCATGTTTGTCGACAA GCCGTCAGAGAGAGAAAGAACAGAGTGCCTTATTAAAGCCAAACTCAGAAGCATCATGACGTGCCAGGACCTCGAGAACGTCACCTGCAAACAG ATCCGCACAAAGTTGGAACAGAACATGAACTGCAACCTTAAGGAATTCAAAGAATTCATAGATAATGAAATGCTGCTAATTCTTGGCCAGATGGACAAAGCTACTCTCATCTTTGACCATGTCTACCTG GGATCTGAGTGGAATGCATCTAATTTGGAGGAGCTGCAAGAGACGGG GGTGAGTTACATTCTCAACGTTACCCGGGAGATTGACAACTTCTTCCCCGGGACGTTCAGTTATCACAACGTGCGCGTTTACGATGAGGATTCCACCGACCTGCTAGCCCACTGGAACGAAACATACAACTTTATCGTCAAAGCAAA AAAAAATCACTCCAAGTGTCTTGTTCACTGCAAGATGGGCGTCAGTCGCTCTGCTTCTACTGTCATCGCCTACGCCATGAAGGAGTATGGCTGGTCGCTGGAGAAGGCCTACAACTTTGTTAAGGAAAAGAGGAACATCACACGACCCAATCCAGGTTTCATGAGGCAGCTTGCAGAGTATGAAGGCATTTTAGATGCTAG CAAACAGAGACACAACAAGCTGTGGCAACCTGACACAGATTGTGAGATGGCGGACAGTCAGCAGGGGTTGACCCAGCACTGTGGGGGTGAGGAAGGAGAACATCTGACTCCAGAGCCTGGACTGTTTCACTGCTGTGAGGAAGAGTTGTCAGAGAAAGGTGCAGCGTGTCCCTCTCAGTACAGGACCGTTGCTCTGGAAATTGACCCAGCCTACAACAACTACTATTTCCGCCGACTCTCTGACTCGGCCCTGGACAGCGAGCCGTCAACACCAGTTCGCGGGCCTCCTCTTCTCAGCATGGAGAAAGTTTTTATAGAAATAGATGATGTGGAGCGTGATGCTCTGTTGGATGATGAGGCCTTTGATGGTCAAGAAGGCCTGCCGCTCTCACACCTTGGGCCCACAGCAGAAGGTACTGCCGCCCAGACGTGCGGCCGTGGCCCCGAGCCTTTGGAGGAGCTGCGCCTGAGGCTGGAGTTCAGcacagtggaggaggaggatgaggaggaggtgcAAAAAGAAGAAGCGGAGATGGAGGTACTAATGCAGCCAGACGAGGGAGGCGGAGGCGAAGGAAACAGGAGTGAAACCCAGGATGCAGAGGGAGATGCAGAGGGTATGGGGATGGATCTGGCAACCCTCAATGAAAACTCCAACAACAACAATCGCTTGAGCTTTGTGCATGACTGCAAT GAAAATGCACCTGTCATCCTTCTTCCAAGTGATACTTCTATGCTGTCTAGGTTGGATCAGACTAAGTCCTGTTGGAAAAACGAGTCTTTAGCCCCTACTCCTAAGCTTTGCCTTAACCCCAGCTCTACCCCAAAAGTCCCAAGTGCTATTTTCCCACAGTCCCATAACTTTCCTGAAGGTGTCCCATCTTCAGTGGAGCTGCTGTGCCCCTGTGGCCCGCTGTGTAACTGTGCCAACTGTgctgcctctctacctgctgctCCATTTGACAAAGACGAGAACCCAGGAGAATCCGGGCAGCCAGTGGAGCTGGAGGACGTTGGTACTTTCCTTGATATAAATACTGACACTAGTGAGAGACATTCTGCAGGAATGCCTGAAGAGACTCAGTTCCTCTGGAAACAGCAGGAGTCCCTGTTGCAGCTCCATCAATCTGGGTTGGTCCGCCAACGTGCAGAGAGACTAGAGAGACTGTCAGGTTTGTCTCAGCAGAGCCTGCAGACTTTGAAACCTTTGCAAACATGCCAAAGGTCCCAGAAATGTTCCCCCCACGATAACAAAGAAGAGGAGTCCTCCAGTTTTGCAGGTGACTTAGCTAATTCTTCAACACCATGCCAAGTGCGGTCAGAGTGTCCGATGGTGCCACTGACCAATGAATCCTTGTTTGGGGCGCTGGGGTCTGGGCTTTTCACACCCACCTCGTCGCCCCATGGCTCCACCCTAACACGCAGCTCCAGCAGCGATAGTCTCCGCAGTGTTAGGGGAAAACCTGGTCTTGTGCGGCAGAGAGCACAAGAGATTGAGACCCGCATGCGTCTGGCAGGCCTGACCGTGCCCTCCAGCTTAAAACGGTCCAACTCTCTAGCCAAGCTGGCCAGCCTGGACCTGTCCTCCGAGGACCTGTGCTCAGCATGTTCCTCTGATGCAGGAACGCTGCTGCTTATGACTCTGTCTCCAGAGCCAGACCTGCACAGTCCAGAGGCGTCACTTCCAGGTGACCCTAAAAGTTGA
- the ssh1 gene encoding protein phosphatase Slingshot homolog 1 isoform X1: MALVTLQRSPTPSAASSASTATTTGGEDFGSEDERRINQSLSESFFMVKGAALFLQQGSSPQGQKAHPPHKHAGDLPQHLQVMINILRSEDRIKLAVRLESARSDRVRYMVVVYTSGRQDTEENILLGIDVNNKDGKSCSVGMVLPLWSDTKIHLDGDGGFTVNTAGRTHVFKPVSVQAMWSALQVLHKACEVSRRFNYFPGGIALTWMGYYESCIASDQSCINEWNAMKDLETPRPDSPIMFVDKPSERERTECLIKAKLRSIMTCQDLENVTCKQIRTKLEQNMNCNLKEFKEFIDNEMLLILGQMDKATLIFDHVYLGSEWNASNLEELQETGVSYILNVTREIDNFFPGTFSYHNVRVYDEDSTDLLAHWNETYNFIVKAKKNHSKCLVHCKMGVSRSASTVIAYAMKEYGWSLEKAYNFVKEKRNITRPNPGFMRQLAEYEGILDASKQRHNKLWQPDTDCEMADSQQGLTQHCGGEEGEHLTPEPGLFHCCEEELSEKGAACPSQYRTVALEIDPAYNNYYFRRLSDSALDSEPSTPVRGPPLLSMEKVFIEIDDVERDALLDDEAFDGQEGLPLSHLGPTAEGTAAQTCGRGPEPLEELRLRLEFSTVEEEDEEEVQKEEAEMEVLMQPDEGGGGEGNRSETQDAEGDAEGMGMDLATLNENSNNNNRLSFVHDCNENAPVILLPSDTSMLSRLDQTKSCWKNESLAPTPKLCLNPSSTPKVPSAIFPQSHNFPEGVPSSVELLCPCGPLCNCANCAASLPAAPFDKDENPGESGQPVELEDVGTFLDINTDTSERHSAGMPEETQFLWKQQESLLQLHQSGLVRQRAERLERLSGLSQQSLQTLKPLQTCQRSQKCSPHDNKEEESSSFAGDLANSSTPCQVRSECPMVPLTNESLFGALGSGLFTPTSSPHGSTLTRSSSSDSLRSVRGKPGLVRQRAQEIETRMRLAGLTVPSSLKRSNSLAKLASLDLSSEDLCSACSSDAGTLLLMTLSPEPDLHSPEASLPGDPKS; the protein is encoded by the exons CTTAAGCGAGAGCTTCTTCATGGTGAAGGGTGCTGCTCTGTTCCTGCAGCAGGGAAGCAGTCCCCAGGGCCAGAAAGCCCATCCTCCCCACAAACATGCAG GTGACCTACCCCAACACTTACAGGTGATGATAAACATCCTGCGCTCAGAGGACAGAATCAAACTG GCGGTGCGGCTGGAGAGTGCACGGTCAGATCGCGTACGCTACATGGTGGTGGTGTACACCAGCGGTCGACAGGACACAGAGGAGAACATTCTTCTAGGAATCGACGTCAATAACAAAGACGG AAAAAGCTGTTCAGTTGGAATGGTGCTACCTCTGTGGAGTGATACAAAGATCCATCTGGATGGAGATGG GGGCTTTACAGTGAACACAGCAGGTCGGACGCATGTCTTCAAACCTGTGTCAGTGCAGGCGATGTG GTCCGCCTTGCAGGTGTTGCACAAAGCTTGCGAAGTTTCTCGCAGGTTTAACTATTTCCCTGGAGGTATAGCTCTCACCTGGATGGGCTACTACGAAAGCTGCATCGCTTCCGACCAGAGCTGCATTAACGAGTGGAACGCCATGAAGGACTTGGAGACGCCACGGCCAGATTCACCCATCATGTTTGTCGACAA GCCGTCAGAGAGAGAAAGAACAGAGTGCCTTATTAAAGCCAAACTCAGAAGCATCATGACGTGCCAGGACCTCGAGAACGTCACCTGCAAACAG ATCCGCACAAAGTTGGAACAGAACATGAACTGCAACCTTAAGGAATTCAAAGAATTCATAGATAATGAAATGCTGCTAATTCTTGGCCAGATGGACAAAGCTACTCTCATCTTTGACCATGTCTACCTG GGATCTGAGTGGAATGCATCTAATTTGGAGGAGCTGCAAGAGACGGG GGTGAGTTACATTCTCAACGTTACCCGGGAGATTGACAACTTCTTCCCCGGGACGTTCAGTTATCACAACGTGCGCGTTTACGATGAGGATTCCACCGACCTGCTAGCCCACTGGAACGAAACATACAACTTTATCGTCAAAGCAAA AAAAAATCACTCCAAGTGTCTTGTTCACTGCAAGATGGGCGTCAGTCGCTCTGCTTCTACTGTCATCGCCTACGCCATGAAGGAGTATGGCTGGTCGCTGGAGAAGGCCTACAACTTTGTTAAGGAAAAGAGGAACATCACACGACCCAATCCAGGTTTCATGAGGCAGCTTGCAGAGTATGAAGGCATTTTAGATGCTAG CAAACAGAGACACAACAAGCTGTGGCAACCTGACACAGATTGTGAGATGGCGGACAGTCAGCAGGGGTTGACCCAGCACTGTGGGGGTGAGGAAGGAGAACATCTGACTCCAGAGCCTGGACTGTTTCACTGCTGTGAGGAAGAGTTGTCAGAGAAAGGTGCAGCGTGTCCCTCTCAGTACAGGACCGTTGCTCTGGAAATTGACCCAGCCTACAACAACTACTATTTCCGCCGACTCTCTGACTCGGCCCTGGACAGCGAGCCGTCAACACCAGTTCGCGGGCCTCCTCTTCTCAGCATGGAGAAAGTTTTTATAGAAATAGATGATGTGGAGCGTGATGCTCTGTTGGATGATGAGGCCTTTGATGGTCAAGAAGGCCTGCCGCTCTCACACCTTGGGCCCACAGCAGAAGGTACTGCCGCCCAGACGTGCGGCCGTGGCCCCGAGCCTTTGGAGGAGCTGCGCCTGAGGCTGGAGTTCAGcacagtggaggaggaggatgaggaggaggtgcAAAAAGAAGAAGCGGAGATGGAGGTACTAATGCAGCCAGACGAGGGAGGCGGAGGCGAAGGAAACAGGAGTGAAACCCAGGATGCAGAGGGAGATGCAGAGGGTATGGGGATGGATCTGGCAACCCTCAATGAAAACTCCAACAACAACAATCGCTTGAGCTTTGTGCATGACTGCAAT GAAAATGCACCTGTCATCCTTCTTCCAAGTGATACTTCTATGCTGTCTAGGTTGGATCAGACTAAGTCCTGTTGGAAAAACGAGTCTTTAGCCCCTACTCCTAAGCTTTGCCTTAACCCCAGCTCTACCCCAAAAGTCCCAAGTGCTATTTTCCCACAGTCCCATAACTTTCCTGAAGGTGTCCCATCTTCAGTGGAGCTGCTGTGCCCCTGTGGCCCGCTGTGTAACTGTGCCAACTGTgctgcctctctacctgctgctCCATTTGACAAAGACGAGAACCCAGGAGAATCCGGGCAGCCAGTGGAGCTGGAGGACGTTGGTACTTTCCTTGATATAAATACTGACACTAGTGAGAGACATTCTGCAGGAATGCCTGAAGAGACTCAGTTCCTCTGGAAACAGCAGGAGTCCCTGTTGCAGCTCCATCAATCTGGGTTGGTCCGCCAACGTGCAGAGAGACTAGAGAGACTGTCAGGTTTGTCTCAGCAGAGCCTGCAGACTTTGAAACCTTTGCAAACATGCCAAAGGTCCCAGAAATGTTCCCCCCACGATAACAAAGAAGAGGAGTCCTCCAGTTTTGCAGGTGACTTAGCTAATTCTTCAACACCATGCCAAGTGCGGTCAGAGTGTCCGATGGTGCCACTGACCAATGAATCCTTGTTTGGGGCGCTGGGGTCTGGGCTTTTCACACCCACCTCGTCGCCCCATGGCTCCACCCTAACACGCAGCTCCAGCAGCGATAGTCTCCGCAGTGTTAGGGGAAAACCTGGTCTTGTGCGGCAGAGAGCACAAGAGATTGAGACCCGCATGCGTCTGGCAGGCCTGACCGTGCCCTCCAGCTTAAAACGGTCCAACTCTCTAGCCAAGCTGGCCAGCCTGGACCTGTCCTCCGAGGACCTGTGCTCAGCATGTTCCTCTGATGCAGGAACGCTGCTGCTTATGACTCTGTCTCCAGAGCCAGACCTGCACAGTCCAGAGGCGTCACTTCCAGGTGACCCTAAAAGTTGA